CCAATTAAAAATGGAGGTTAACATGAAAACAGATCGCGAAATTCTGAACGATGTTCAGGATGAACTGAAATGGGATCCTTATCTAAGCACCAGCGAAATTGGCGTTTCGGTAAAAAACGGGATAGTAACCCTAACCGGCGTAGTCGATTCTTACTGGAAAAAGCTTGCAGCTGAGAACACAGTTAAAAAAGTTTCAGGAGTAACAGCCGTTGTGCAAAAGATCGAAGTAAACTTATCTGAAAGCGGAAAAAGAAAGGATACTGAAATTGCCGAAGCCATTCAGAACGCGTTTAAATGGTCGGTTTTGATACCCAAGGATAAGATAAAGGTGAAAGTAGAAAATGGCTGGGTGACCCTGGAAGGTGATGTGGAATGGGAATTTCAGAAAAATTCTGCCCGTAAAGCGGTTGAAAAACTGGAAGGTGTGATGGGCGTCAGCAACAACATCAGGGTTGCGCCCAAAGCATCTCCTGCCGATATCAAACAAAAGATCAAATCGGCCTTTCTTCGAAGTGCCACTTTTGATTCAGACAGGATCCAGATAGACGTTGATGGCAGTACTGTAACCCTGAGAGGAAAGGTTCGTTCCTGGGCAGAAATGAAAGAAGCGGAAAGAGAAGCCTGGTTGGCGCCCGGGGTAATGAAAGTTAAGAATGAAATCGAAATTGATACGGAAGTGTTTGCCTGATAATTTTAAACTTTTGTTTTTTCAGGCAAATAAATCACAAGGCGCCCGATGTATATCGGGTGCTTTACATAACAGCCCAACAGATGTAAGATGGAACATTACCAAGGAAGATTTGATCAGTTGCGAAAAGAAGAAAAAAAGGAAGAAAAAGACGAACGTTATACCCGTAAGGAGTATAATTACTCTTCTTTCAGCCGTAGCTTTACATTGCCTGAAGAAGTTATTAAAGACAAGATCGAAGCTGTGTATGAAGATGGAGTATTGCGCATTAAACTTCCCAAGACCGAAGAAGCTAAAAAAGCAACATTGTCAAAACATATTATGGTTAAATAAGCAGTTGGTGTTTGTCTTTCTTCGAGTCCCGCTACTGAGTTGGCGGGGCTTTTTTCGAATACCTGTAAGCCTTGTAACACAACGTTCTGTTAAGTCCCCCTAGC
The Niastella koreensis GR20-10 genome window above contains:
- a CDS encoding BON domain-containing protein, with translation MKTDREILNDVQDELKWDPYLSTSEIGVSVKNGIVTLTGVVDSYWKKLAAENTVKKVSGVTAVVQKIEVNLSESGKRKDTEIAEAIQNAFKWSVLIPKDKIKVKVENGWVTLEGDVEWEFQKNSARKAVEKLEGVMGVSNNIRVAPKASPADIKQKIKSAFLRSATFDSDRIQIDVDGSTVTLRGKVRSWAEMKEAEREAWLAPGVMKVKNEIEIDTEVFA
- a CDS encoding Hsp20/alpha crystallin family protein, with amino-acid sequence MEHYQGRFDQLRKEEKKEEKDERYTRKEYNYSSFSRSFTLPEEVIKDKIEAVYEDGVLRIKLPKTEEAKKATLSKHIMVK